The proteins below are encoded in one region of Diorhabda carinulata isolate Delta chromosome 3, icDioCari1.1, whole genome shotgun sequence:
- the LOC130891861 gene encoding uncharacterized protein LOC130891861, with protein sequence MNCYVGVEFQNNGGISLVHSAWLTPLKREVFWPPKQTTGNFIKLLKSGQEPPQDNSWKLHQIKRIFFQTDDYKIAEKKIKKAEITSDLTTDAEESAIISPRRKIRPKKFSTDDEQEEVLSSSEDDFPKNKKPLPRPKPIIRKSITNILSDYSGPIQTFPLASAGQSQRSFEDSDSTNQLYYLPPQHSAKDTQLTKSSGQIIRGSASNQSFCQAAVSNSSPYNPSTSKATDVQSNIRAVVESNGANTQDDVITLLKTIREQNNQILQWIRKQDRSGNHASNTDLPDDIGVQFPLNSQEDITKLETYLSEKNNCLALSAYLSTFGGRDFTGHTNRILNFLFTYSLATNWNFCGKRGEKKAFKNLNVKDVIIGAVRKSSPLVSQKEIEDTIKVWLKHAPEKLKKQQHGNP encoded by the exons atgaattGTTACGTTGGCGTTGAATTCCAGAACAATGGTGGAATTTCTCTTGTTCACTCTGCCTGGTTAACACCGCTTAAACGAGAAGTCTTTTGGCCGCCAAAACAGACAACcggaaattttataaaattattaaaatctggACAAGAGCCTCCCCAGGATAACAGCTGGAAACTTCACCAAATTAAGCGAATTTTTTTCCAGACTG ACGACTATAAGATTgcggagaaaaaaattaaaaaggctGAAATTACCTCAGATTTAACTACAGATGCTGAGGAATCAGCAATTATTTCACCTCGAAGGAAAATACGTCCAAAGAAATTTTCCACTGATGATGAGCAGGAAGAAGTGCTGTCATCATCAGAAgatgattttccaaaaaacaagaaaccCCTACCTAGACCAAAACCAATAATACGGAAGTCTATTACAAACATATTATCTG ATTATTCTGGCccaattcaaacttttccaTTAGCTTCAGCTGGACAATCGCAAAGGTCGTTTGAGGATAGTGATTCTAcaaatcaactttattatttgccACCTCAACATTCAGCAAAAGATACTCAATTGACTAAATCTTCAGGACAAATTATTAgag GTTCTGCGTCAAATCAGTCATTTTGCCAGGCTGCTGTTTCGAACTCGTCACCATATAATCCGTCAACTAGTAAAGCAACTGATGTACAGAGCAACATCAGAGCTGTAGTGGAAAGTAATGGag CAAACACTCAAGATGATGTAATCACTTTATTGAAGACCATTAGAGAAcagaacaatcaaattttgcagtGGATCCGAAAACAAGATCGCAGTGGCAATCACGCCAGTAATACAGATTTACCAGATGATATAGGCGTACAGTTTCCTTTGAATTCTCAAGAGGATATTACCAAATTGGAAACATACctgagtgaaaaaaataattgcctgGCTTTG tcggcatatctatcgacttttggagggagagattttactggacatacaaaccgcattttaaattttttgttcacttatTCTCTTGCaactaattggaatttttgtggcaaacgaggtgagaaaaaggcttttaaaaacttaaacgtaaaggatgtgattattg gtgCTGTAAGAAAAAGCTCCCCTCTAGTCAgtcagaaagaaatagaagataccatcaaggtgtggttgaaacatgcaccagagaaattgaaaaagcagcaGCATGGCAATccgtaa